Genomic DNA from Telopea speciosissima isolate NSW1024214 ecotype Mountain lineage chromosome 2, Tspe_v1, whole genome shotgun sequence:
gTCATATATTGTTCATAGACTAAGTTTGATCTACTTCtaaacaaaaccctagaattttcaTTTGTTGTCTTTGATATTAGCGCTCccctcctctcctctttttttccccACCTATGTATTAACCATAGCCTCAATCCCCATCACTCAGGGAATGAGAAGAAAGATGatcttaaataaaaaaaaatttgacttgCCCTGACCACCAGTTTTGACTTGCCTAAGTTACCAAGATTTGTAAAGAGTGAGTAGAGTTGagaaaaacctggttttccaaatGTGATCCATATATATTATTAGGGGGAGCGTTCCCtattatttcatgaaatcaatccaaaattgaaatagaaatcataccaaatttgGCCTAAATGACAACTCCATTGTATCTATAACTTGTAACTAGacctgtaaacggatcagacTCGActcggatattccctggccgaatacggatacctctaaacggattcaaaTGCGAATCGAATTTGAATTTTCgatcatccgtttacatctctaccttgtgtaacccggaccttccaccccctagcggatacaagtcactctcaatccatatctcctagatcatgattctcttttcctcatattctagaacctgttgaatcttcaaataccctcaagatcattatttacttaattttttattattaagtattcggatttttttctgGAAGGATTTTTATagaagtattcggatttttttacggatatctctaaacgaatacggatatccctaaacggatatAAATGCCGATGCGgattgaattcagattttcagttatccatttacagccctacttatAACCTTATTTGGGTTGCCCATTGTTTTAATCCTAAAAGTTCTTCAagtgaatataaaaaaaaaaattaaaataatttgaaaatgacttatcattatgttattataaaatattttgcaatttttcaaatacaagtgtttcggcgtaaaattttacctgaaaaattttctttggtaaattttactttgtaaatgtaaaattttatatgttgaaaaatttttcaatgcttttttccataaaaaaacaaacattgtaacagttttcaacatgtaaaattttacatgtcaatttttttgaagtgaaaattttcaagtaaaattttatgctgaaacaaacagagcctcaGAAAAATTCTTCATAAGGAAACACTCGGAACAAGCGTTATTCATGGATGACCCTGGATTCTTAATCCAACAAGACTTGGGCTGAGGCAAGATTGAGTTACATATGTTACCCAAGAAcaatgagaaaaagaacaaggagaagaCGAGTTTTGATGACTATGGTGTCCCCAATATCTCCTTTCACTTCCTATCCAACATAGCCAAGAAATAGGAATCCTACAATGGCCTTCTTGTATTGAAGAACACGAATGAGGAACACAAGGGACTGTTCCTATGCAACCCTCCAACCCAAAAATGTTTCACCTTCCAAACCCCACTACAACCAACAATAACACTTTACAGTACTGTTATCCACATAGGGTCTGATACCGGCGCCACCATCGAGGAATTCCCGAACAACTATCGATTGATCATGGTAAAGCCCacggaggagagccagatccggTTTGATACCGGCGCGATCGAGGAATTCCCGTTATATACCCGTTCCATGCCCCCAATGGTGGCACCTATTAGTTTACTGCATGTAGCGGGTAGTGTGCCTATCCTTTTTCCCTTCTCTAGTGTACGCAAACCAAGTGACTGGTTTCCTAGTAAGAATGTCAAAGTTCCACCACATAAAGGTTTAAACGGTAAATCTTACTGTTGGATACTTAAGAGATGATTTATATAGAacatcacatgtcaaattttagatccAAATTAAGTTATTATCAAATTTTATGTCATACCCTCCCTAGAACACAAGAAACCTTCTCATTCCCATGTTAGTGCATCATCATAAGCCAACAGAGCACGTTCTTGGATTAATTCTAATTTTAATTCTAATTTCCATGAATCTTCAAAGCAGAGACCAACATCGATCAAACTCTCACTCTATTCAGTTTGATTATTGACATTTTTCAACTAAACCGTTATTAACGATTTGactaattaataattatttaatttttacaaTTGAGTCTTCGTTACTTCACGAGGACGTTCCGTATACCTTTTGCTAGACACTAATAAATCTCTATCTATATTTAActgaaaaaaaacataaatctCTATCGacttttaccaaaaattaaaaaataaatctcCTTCAACTTCATAGATTAATTAATGCCATATTAACTACTTCACCGTTTTCTTCACGGCGTCGCATATGGGCACTCCTGGTTTGGGCGCTGGGTTTACAAGTTCCACCGTGGGTGCTTCGGAGTAATAGAAGAGCAATACGACAAAGGAAttgaaatacttttttttttttaataaagaaagTTTATTAACGCTTGTTCCAGAACAATCAAAGTACAAGAGCAAAGAGATACAATCCGGAGGggtgaaaaaccaagaaaaatccTGTTGAGCATTGGTTCCAAAAGACGCTAATTGAGTTAACTTCTATAAGAGAATGAAGGTAAAAGATGCAATCGAACACCTCAGAGTAGATGCGACAATCTTCAATGATGGAAGTGATCCTCCAAGGGGGTGCTTTCCTGGCGTCCTTGAGCAGATTAACAACTAGCAAATTATCACTTTCAATGATCAAGTTTTTAAAGCCCATGCTGGCAGCAATTATCGATGAGTAGCTAACACTTTTGCAACTAGAGCATAATTCCACCCAATTCTCTGAGCAAAGCTGCATAAGAAGACTGAGTTGTGATCTCTACAAACCCCTCCAATGTCAACGCTACCCGGATTGCCGTGACTGGCTCCATCCACGTTGAATTTCACAAAGCCAATAGGGGGGGCAATCCATTTAATGAGTCTTATCGGGGGCTTGGGAGGCACATGGCAATTATGTATTTGGTCATTGGCGCTAGAGATGGCTCTCAAAATAATGACATTAGAGTTGAATGGAGCACTTCTGTAGATCAGGTCCCAATAGCCGTTCCAAATAAACCAGAGAATGCTGCAAAATTGAGCTGCCTTGAACTTGTTTTCCCTGTCAGTGGAGCTCGAACACTCTAAGGCTGATATGATTCCCGAGGAGATCTCTTGGGTCGGGAAGAGATCAAGAAGACCGAAATACTCAGATGTTTGAATCTTGACGAAATCCTCTGCCACTTTATCGATACCGCCAAAGAGGAACAACTCAAAATCATAATTCGGAAGTTCAGAGATGCAAGCGAAACCAAATTAATCACCCTGAGAGATCTCCTGCGCTTTATGCTGACTTGCCGAGCTCCAGTTCAGAGGAAAGTCATAAAATCAACCTCTAAACGTAAGTCTCCACCAAATTTGGATAAATCAGTGAAGGTCAGAAAGCTCTCTCCTTTTGTTGCAAACACAGAGAGCAGCAGATGGGCTCCAAGACGGTGAAAATATGCCGCTGGAGTCATCTTTGATGCattgaaagagaagaaagcGACCAACAAACTTGGAATGTCACCGTAGGAGCTTCGTGATGCAACACGGTATCATATTGGCAACACGGGTCTTATTGATTTAGTCTTGTAATCCCTGAGTAACTATATTATCGGCCATCATGTGGTGCCTTGTGCTGTAAATCCGTGCACCAAAATGCTGGAATTCACAATTGCGGAGGTCGTTGATGAAGTTGCAGAGGAAGCAAGTAGCATAGCTCCCATAGATCATGTGGTTGATGAAGTTGCAGAGGCGCCTCTGCAACTTCATCAACGACCTTCGCAATTGTGAATTCCAGCATTTTGGTGTACGGATTTACAGCACGATGCACCACATGATGGCCGATAATATAGTTACTCAGGGATTTTAAGACGAAATCAATAAGACCCGTGTTGCCAATATGATACCGTGCTGCGTCACGAAGCACCTGCCATGACATCCCAAGTTTGTTGGTTGCTTTTTGCTCTTTCAATGCTTCGAAGATGACTCCAACGACGTATTCCAACCATCTTGGAGCCCATCTGCTACTCTCTGTGCTTGCAACGAAAGGAGAGAGCTTTCTGACCTTTACTGATTTCTCCAAATTTGGTGGAGATGTTTAGAGGTTGATTTTGTGACTTTCCTCTGAACTAGAGCTCGGCAGGTCAGCATAAAGCGCAAGAGATCTTCCAGGGTGATTAATTTGGTTTCGCTTGCGTCTCTAAACTTTCGAATTAAGATTTTGAGTTGTTCCTCTTTCACGGTATCGATAAAGTGTCAGAGGATTTCGTCGAGATTCAAGCATCTGAGTATTTCAATTCCTTTGTCGTATTGCTCTTCTGTTAATGCGAAGCACCCACGGTGGAACTTGTAAACCCAACGCCCGAACCAGGAGTGCCCATATTCGACGCCGTGAAGAAATCGGAGATCCATGGATCTCTTTGTCGACAAATCTACCACCATAATTTTCCAACGGCAAGAAAACAAGAACAGAATACTCagtattttaaaatataaactttcaaaattgaaaaaattcagACATTCTATTTTACCAAGTTCGGAATTGCGTGCAAATGCGGTCCCAGAGATCCATGATCTCTCTCCCGTACAGAGACTTTGAACCCCCTTCGAGTCCGTTGATGCAGAGAAGGTGACCACACCCATTACAATGAATTAAACCATGTAAGACGTGATTTTGAAGGTCGAAAACACGTGTCCCAGCGGCCTAGTCCACTCGTCGTCGATCGGAATTATCAAGTGGTACTGGCGTTTCGCTCCATCCTGAAAGACATCAAGAACTCACTTTCAGAATCAGAGAAAATCAAACCCTGATTCCCAATTCTAAAACCTAATCGAATGAAAACCACAATCTAACAACAATAAGCTGAAGTCACTCCCACCAGCACATCGACAGTAATCACAGAATCagagaaaatcaaaccctatctttgaaaatcaaaccctaattcccaaTTCAGCCAAAACCACAATCGAATAATATTAAGCTGAACCTAAACTCACCAGCATATCGGCAGTGATCGCAGAAAGGGCGACGGGAGTATTTCACGCTCTCTTCAACTGTAGAGGAAGAGCGACGCCATTGTTCTCATTAACCAGCTTTGAACACCAAGTCCGCATCCCCTTGACGTGGTGTTGTTGGAACTCCCCACATTCTTCAATGAACACTCTAATGTTGTCCCTAACCGAACCTGATAGATCAATTGGGCATCCTGGATCTCCGAACATGTGAAACCCATAGATCTTCAGATTTCTTACTCTCTTTCTGTAGGCTTCAAAGATGGTGGTCGATCCCCGTTCTGGTGGTCGACATTGGAGAATCCCCGTTCTTTCTTCCCAGAAATCTTTTC
This window encodes:
- the LOC122651043 gene encoding uncharacterized mitochondrial protein AtMg00550 — its product is LLHRFLHGVAYGHSWFGRWVYKFHRGCFGEQLKIIIRKFRDASETKLITLRDLLRFMLTCRAPVQRKVIKSTSKRKSPPNLDKSVKVRKLSPFVANTESSRWAPRR